A single Deinococcus aquaedulcis DNA region contains:
- the cas2 gene encoding CRISPR-associated endonuclease Cas2 encodes MLDFLVCYDVNTETSAGRRRLRRVAKVCTSHGQRVQNSVFEVSVTDVQLLTLRERLLAEIDPTEDSIRLYRLRQPRDKFVEAYGRDRYVNFSDPLIL; translated from the coding sequence ATGCTGGATTTTCTGGTGTGCTACGACGTGAATACGGAAACGTCCGCCGGGCGCCGCCGCCTGCGCCGGGTGGCGAAAGTCTGCACCTCGCACGGGCAGCGGGTGCAGAACAGCGTCTTTGAGGTCAGCGTGACCGACGTGCAACTCCTAACCCTCCGCGAGCGCCTGCTGGCCGAGATAGACCCTACCGAGGACAGCATTCGGCTGTACCGCCTGCGCCAGCCGCGCGACAAATTTGTCGAAGCGTACGGGCGAGACCGGTACGTGAATT